Genomic window (Nitrosophilus kaiyonis):
GATATATCATATGCAGCTGCAATTTCTCTTGCTATACCATAAATGCTTAAGCAATCTCCTCTATTTGCAGTTAATTCTATATCTATGATTTCATCATTTAATATTTTATACTCTTTTAACTCTTTTCCTAATTTTAATTCACCTATACTTTCATCTAAAACCATAATCCCATCTTCTAATTTTGGAAGGCCTATTTCGGTTGATGAACATATCATTCCTTCACTATCAATGCCTCTTAATTTTGCTGGTTTTATTTTAAAATTACCAGGAAGTACGGCTCCAATTACAGCTACAGGAACAAACTGTCCAGCAGCAACATTTTTTGCTCCACATACAATCTGTTTAATTTCACTACCTATATCAACTTTACAAACTGATAATTTATCAGCATTTGGATGTTTTTCACACTCAACTACTTTCCCAACAACTACTTTTGATGGAATATCAATTTTTTTATATTCAGCAACCTCTAATCCAATATTATTAAGAGTTTTTATAAGATCTTCACTCTCTATTTGTGAAATATCAATCCATTCTTGTAACCAACTTCTTGTTATTATCATCTAAACTGCTCCAATAATCTTAAATCACCTTCAAAAAGGCTTCTTAAATCTGGTATTTTATGAATTAGCATAGCAAATCTCTCAATTCCTAGTCCAAAAGCATAACCGCTTACATTTTCATAGCCAACAGCTTTAAAAACATTAGGGTCTACCATACCACATCCTAAAACTTCAAGCCACCCAGTTTGAGAGCATACTCTACAACCTTTTCCTTTACAAAAAATACAACTGATATCAACTTCAGCACTTGGTTCGGTAAAAGGGAAAAAACTTGGTCTATATCTAATATCAACATCTCCAAACATAAAATGTAAAAAATCACTTAATATAAATTTCAAATTTGCAAAACTTACTTTACCTTTTTTATCAACCAATAGTCCTTCTACTTGATGAAACATTGGAGTATGAGTTAAATCAAAATCTCTTCTAAACACAGCTCCAGGACTTATCATTCTAATTGGGGGTTCTTGTTTTAACATTGTTCTTATTTGTACTGGGGAGGTATGAGTTCTAAGTAGCTTTTCATCCTTAAAATAAAATGTATCTTGCATATCTCTTGCAGGATGATATTTTGGTAAATTTAATGCTTCAAAATTATAAAAATCCTCTTCAACTAAAGGGCCAGTTTCAATTGAAAAATTCATAGAGATAAAATATTCAATTATTCTATCTAATGTATATTGAACAGGATGAAGTGCACCTTTGTTATTAAAAGGAGAATATAAAGATACATCTATAGCATCTTTTTTCAATTCATTTTCTAACTCTTTTTTCTCTAATTCTTCTCTTTTTTTAGCCAAAACTTTATTTAGTTTATCTTTTAATTCATTTAATTCTTTTGCAACTTTTGGTTTTACATCATTTGGTAATTCTCTAAGTTTAGCAAACTCTTTTGCTAAAATTCCCTTTTTACCAAAAATAGCAACTCTTATTTTTTCAATTTCTTCTAAATTTATTGCCTCTTCAATCTTTTTTAACCATTCTTCCAAAAAACACCCCTATTTTTAATTTTGCAAAATAATATTATAGTTTTCATTATAAAAAGATAAGATTTTATGTTATATACTCTTATTAGCATTTAATTCAACAATAAGGGAGTAAAAATGTGCATATTTTGTAAAATAGTTGAAGGCGAAATTCCAGCAAATAAAGTTTTAGAAAATGATGAATTTTTGGCATTTCATGATATAAGTCCTAAAGCTCCAATTCATGTTTTAATAATACCAAAACAGCATATTGAAAATTTTCAAAGCACTCCACCTGAAATTATGGCTAAAATGACTCCATTTATTCAAGAAGTTGCTAAAAAATTATCTCTTGATAAAAGCGGATATAGGCTTATTATAAATAATGGTGAAGATGGAGGGCAAGAAGTTATGCATCTGCATGTTCATCTACTTGGTGGAGCTAAACTAATTTGGCCACATTTAGCTCCAGATAAAGAAGCAAAAAAATATGTTTAGGCTATAGTTTTAACTATAGCCTTTGAAAACCATTTAGCCATTTTTCAAAATAATCAATCTGTTTTTCTACTTGATTTAAAGAAGTTCCTCCAAATGAATCTCTAGCATTCATTGAATGTTCAAGTTTTAAATATTGTGTTACATCTTCTTTTATTCTATTATCAATTGATTTCAACTCTTCATAACTCAAATCACTAATATCTTTATTTTTGCTCTCAGCTAATGCAACTGCACGGCCTGTTATAAAGTGAGCCTCTCTAAATGGAATATTGCATTTTTGAACTAAATAGTCAGCAAGATCAGTAGCAGTTAAATGTCCTATTTTTGCAGCACTATACATATTTTCTTCATTTATTTTCATAGTTTTTAAAACTTCATTTAATATTTTTATACTAATTTTTGCAGTTTTTACACTATCAAATACTCCCTCTTTATCCTCTTGCATATCTTTATTATATGCTAAAGGAAGTCCCTTCATTACAGTTAAAAGAGAGATTAGATTACCATAAGCTCTTCCAGTTTTTCCTCTTAAAAGTTCTGGAACATCAGGATTTTTCTTTTGTGGCATTATAGAGCTACCTGTTGCATAATCATCACTTATAGTAATAAATTTAAATTCATAACTTGACCAAATTATCATCTCTTCAGCTAATCTTGATATATGCATCATAAGAGTTGCAATATTAAATAAAATTTCTAATGCAAAATCTCTATCACTAACTGTATCTAAACAATTTATAGTAGGAGCTTTAAAGCCTAATTCTTTAGCAGTAAAATTTCTATCAATAGGATGAGGTGTTCCAGCAAGCGCAGCACATCCAAGAGGAGAATAATTATTTCTTTCATATGAACTATTAAATCTTTCAATATCTCTTTTAAACATACTAGCATAAGCTAACATATGATATGCAAAAGAGATTGGTTGAGCATGTTGTAGATGTGTCATTCCAGGTAAGATAGTATTTTTATGTTTTTTGGAGATATCTAATAAAGTTTTAATTAAATCAAATAAAAGATCTATTATTATTTTATTATTTTTTTGTACATATAATCTAAAATCTAAAGCAACTTGGTCATTTCGACTTCTTGCAGTATGAAGTTTTTTTCCTGCATCCCCAATGAGTTGAGTTAATCTTTTTTCAATTGCCATATGTATATCTTCATCTGATATATCAAATTTAAATTTACCCTCTTCTATCTCTTTTTCAATAGTTCTTAAGCCTTCAATTATTTTATTTTTTTCTTCATCAGTTAAAATTCCTTGTTTATTTAGCATTTTTGCGTGTGCAATTGAACCTTCAATGTCTTCTTTATATAATTCTTTATCAAACATCAATGAAGCATTAAATTCATCTAATAATTTGCTAGATTCTTTTTCAAATCTACCTGACCACATTTTTGCCATAACAATCTCCAATAATTTTTGTGGGAATTTTATCTAAAAATTTAGGTAATTAAAAGTTAATCACTGCAGGCAGGGACATTACCACTATCTGATGAGTATTTTTTTAAAAAATCTAAAAGATGTATTGATTTTTTCTCAAATCTTTTACTATTAAAATATTTCATAGCATCTTCATCTGTATTATGAGCTTTTTTTATTAATAAACCATTATTTTTAAAAAGATTTATCCATTCATCACTTGTTTTTGCTTTTGCAACTTTTGCTCCATTTCCGTGACATTTTTTACATTTTTTCATATACTCTTTTTGACCCTTGAAAACGGATGCATGTAGTGATAAAAAAGATAAAGATATTAATATATTAAATATAAAAATTTTTTTGAACATAGCAAAACCTTTTGAAGATAGATATACAATATTACATTATGTTATATTATATGAAGCTTATTTGAAAATATTGTTTATTTTGAGGAATACTAATAAGTAGTAAAAAGAGTAGAAAAATCTTGCCTGGCGCCGACCTACTTTTCCACAGCCGGAGGCTGCAGTATCATCAGCGATGCGGAGCTTAGCTTCCAGGTTCGAAATGGAGCTGGGCGTTTCCTCCGCTCTATAGGCACCAGGACAAGAGAAGTAAATCTTTCGAAAAAGACTCAATTCTCTTGTCAGTTATTTACCATTCAACATTTTTAACTTATACACCAATTTTAAAGAACAAATCCATTGTTTATAGTCTAAAATTTAATAAAGTATCTCAGTAAGGCGGCAGTGCTTTTTTATTGGTAAGCCAAACGGACTATTAGTACTGGTCAGCTAAACCCCTTACAGGGCTTACACACCCAGCCTATCAAGGTGGTAGTCTTCCACCGTCCTTCAGGGAAGGCTCATCTTGGAGTCGGCTTCCCGCTTAGATGCTTTCAGCGGTTATCCGTTCCGTGCATAGCTACCCAGCGGTGCTCTTGGCAGAACAACTGGTACACCAGTGGCACGTCCAACCCGGTCCTCTCGTACTAGGGTCAGCTCTCCTCAGCCTTCCTACGCCCACGGAAGATAGGGACCGAACTGTCTCACGACGTTCTGAACCCAGCTCGCGTACCGCTTTAAATGGCGAACAGCCATACCCTTGGGACCTGCTCCAGCCCCAGGATGCGATGAGCCGACATCGAGGTGCCAAACCTCCCCGTCGATGTGAGCTCTTGGGGGAGATCAGCCTGTTATCCCCGGGGTACCTTTTATCCTTTGAGCGATGGCCCTTCCACTCAGAACCACCGGATCACTAAGACCGACTTTCGTCTCTGCTCGAGTTGTCTCTCTCACAGTCAGGCTGGCTTATGCCTTTATACTCTCCAAGCGATTTCCAACCGCTTTGAGCCAACCTTTGTAAGCCTCCGTTACTCTTTAGGAGGCGACCGCCCCAGTCAAACTACCCGCCAGACATTGTCCTCCCACAGGATAACTGTGGCAAGTTAGCCACCAGAATGAGGAAGGGTGGTATCTCAAGGACGGCTCCACCTGAGCTGGCGCCCAGGCTTCTCAGCCTCCCACCTATCCTGCACATCCTCATCCCGATGGCAGTGTCAAGCTGTAGTAAAGGTCCACGGGGTCTTTCCGTCTTTCCGCGGGTAGGAGGAATTTTCACCTCCACTACAATTTCACTGGATCCCTGGTCGAGACAGCCCCCATCTCGTTACGCCATTCATGCAGGTCGGTATTTAACCGACAAGGAATTTCGCTACCTTAGGACCGTTATAGTTACGGCCGCCGTTTACCGGGGCTTCGGTTCACCACTTCGCTCCGAAGAGCTAATGGATCCCCTTAACCTTCCGGCACCGGGCAGGCGTCACACCCTATACATCCTCTTACGAGTTAGCAGAGTGCTGTGTTTTTGATAAACAGTCGGATGGAGCGCTTCGCTGCGACCCACCTCGGCTCCAGTCGCGAAGACCTTCACCTACTATGGGCACACCTTATACCGAAGATACGGTGCCAGCTTGCAGAGTTCCTTAACCAGGGTTCTTCCACGCGCCTTAGAATACTCATCTCGCCCACCTGTGTCGGTTTACGGTACGGGCTACCTTACACTCAAACGGCTTAGAGGTTTTTCTCGGCTCGACGGCATCACCGATTCTCCCGCCGCCCCGAAGGGCTTTGAGAGCCTGTCAGGTCTCGGGTACTCGCACAGCGGATTTTCCTACTGTGCACCCTACACCCTTCGAGCCACTACTCCATCAGTGACCTCGGCTAGCCCTAAGCGTCACCCCATCGCCTTGTGTAAAGTAGGTATCGGAATATTAACCGATTTCCCATCGCCTACCCCTCTCGGACTCGGCTTAGGACCCGACTAACCCTACGTTGACGAGCATCGCGTAGGAAACCTTGGGCTTTCGGCGAACAGGATTCTCACCTGTTTTATCGCTACTCATGCCTGCATGCTCACTTCTTGCCGCTCCACTGCTCCTTACCGGTACAGCTTCAACGCCGACAAGAACGCTCTCCTACCGCTCTCTCACCAGAGAGAACCTACGACTTCGGTGTGTGACTTAGCCCCGTTATATTTTCCGCGCAGGGCCGCTAGACCAGTGAGCTGTTACGCTTTCTTTAAAGGATGGCTGCTTCTAAGCCAACCTCCTGGTTGTCTAAGCAGCCCCACATCGTTTTCCACTTAGTCACAACTTTGGGACCTTAGTCGGTAGTCTGGGTTGTTCCCCTCTCGACATAGGATTTTATCACCCTACGCCTGACTCCCAGGCTTACACTATAGGTATTCGAAGTTTGACAGGGTTTGGTACCGCGGTGAGCAGCCCTAGCCCTATCAGTGCTCTACCCCCTATAGCTACTACCTGAGGCTATACCTAAATATATTTCGGAGAGAACCAGCTATCACCAAGTTTGTTTGGCCTTTCACCCCTATCCACAGCTCATCCGAAGAGTTTTCAACCTCCACCGGTTCGGCCCTCCAGTGGGTCTTACCCCACCTTCAGCCTGGCCATGGATAGATCACTTGGCTTCGGGTCTGCAGCATCTGACTCTTTCGCCCTTTTCAGACTCGCTTTCGCTACGGCTTCCCGTTCGGTTAACCTCGCCAGATACCACAACTCGCAGGCTCATTATGCAAAAGGCAGTCCGTCACCCTGAGCTTACGCTCATAGGGCTCCGAATGATTGTAGGCATACGGTTTCAGGTTCTATTTCACTCCCCTCACTGGGGTTCTTTTCACCTTTCCCTCACGGTACTTGTGCACTATCGGTGTGACAGGAGTATTTAGGGTTGGAAGGTGGTCCTCCCAGCTTCAGTCAGGATAACACGTGTCCCGACCTACTCAGGGACATCCCAGGCCCACTAGGGTTTTCGCATACGGGACTATCACCCTCTTTGGTGTGCCTTTCCAGACACTTCTGCTAACCTTCGTGGTACCTTGATGGGAGCCCTACAACCCCGCTAGCAAGCTAGCGGTTTGCCCTACTCCCCGTTCGCTCGCCGCTACTAAGGGAATCTCTGTTGATTTCTTCTCCTCTGGGTACTGAGATGTTTCACTTCCCCAGGTTCGCCCCTCACCTAAGTGAGGTGACTGACATCTCTGTCAGCCGGGTTGCCCCATTCGGAAATCCCCGGATCAAAGCTTCTTGGCAGCTCCCCGAGGCTTTTCGCAGCCTAGCACGTCCTTCATCGCCTCTGTCACCCTAGGCATCCACCGTACGCCCTTTGTAGCTTACCTACTTCTAAAGCGCACTGCCGCCTTACTCAAATACTTTATTGAGTAAAGCTTCAATTGTATCTTTACCTTTTAGACTATAAACAATGGATTGTCAAATAACCTTTAGACTTACAAAGTCTAAGTTAAACTCTTCTACAAGAGCTTAACTTAGACTTTTGTTATTGGTATATTAGTGTATTAGTTATTGGTTTTTTTTGTTTTTTTACTAATAACTAATAACCAATTACTAATTACCAAATATGGTGGAGTCTACCGGGATCGAACCGGTGACCTCCTGCGTGCAAGGCAGGCGCTCTCCCAGCTGAGCTAAGACCCCATATCTCGGTTGAGTAGTGAATTGTGCAAACTCTTTTGCGTAGCGTACCTTGTAGTACGTAAGTGAAAGAGTTTGTGCAAGACTCTCTCAACATGGTGGGCCTGAGAGGACTTGAACCTCTGACCTCACCCTTATCAGGGGTGCGCTCTAACCACCTGAGCTACAGGCCCTCTGTTAGTCATTAGTCTATAGTCGTTAGTCATTAGTCATTAGTTTTTAAACTGACGACTATCGACTATTGACTAACGACTATAAATCACACCCCTGATAAGGGTCTCTATCTTAGCTCTCTCCACCATCTCATATTGTTAAAGAACCCTTGATCTCTCAAAACTAGACAAATATAGAGTACTCTTCCTTTGAGCCTTTGTAATCCAAAGAATCTAATCTTTAGATCGTACTCTCTAGAAAGGAGGTGATCCAACCGCAGGTTCTCCTACGGTTACCTTGTTACGACTTCACCCCAGTCGCTGAGCCCACCGTGGACGGTAGCCCCTGATAAACAGTTGGCTTCCCGGCTTCGGGTGAGCTCAACTCCCATGGTGTGACGGGCGGTGAGTACAAGACCCGGGAACGTATTCACCGCGGCATGGCTGATCCGCGATTACTAGCGATTCCGACTTCATGCAGTCGAGTTGCAGACTGCAATCCGAACTGGGACGCGCTTTAGAGATTTGCTCCACCTCACGGTATCGCCTCTCTCTGTACGCGCCATTGTAGCACGTGTGTCGCCCTGGACATAAGGGCCATGATGACTTGACGTCGTCCTCACCTTCCTCCCGGTTGCCCGGGCAGTCCCTCTAGAGTGCCCACCCTAAGTGCTGGCAACTAGAGGCGAGGGTTGCGCTCGTTGCGGGACTTAACCCAACATCTCACGACACGAGCTGACGACAGCCGTGCAGCACCTGTCACCGAGCTCCTACCGAAGTAGGCACTCCCCCATCTCTGAGGGATTCTCGGGATGTCAAGCCCAGGTAAGGTTCTTCGCGTATCTTCGAATTAAACCACATGCTCCACCGCTTGTGCGGGTCCCCGTCTATTCCTTTGAGTTTTAGCCTTGCGGCCGTACTCCCCAGGCGGGATGCTTATTGCGTTAGCTGCATCACTGAAGTGACTAGCACTCCAACGACTAGCATCCATCGTTTAGGGCGTGGACTACCAGGGTATCTAATCCTGTTTGCTCCCCACGCTTTCGCGCCTCAGCGTCAGTACCGTCCCAGCAGGTCGCCTTCGCAATGGGTATTCCTGGTGATCTCTACGGATTTTACCCCTACACCACCAATTCCACCTGCCTCTTCCGGACTCTAGTTAAGCAGTTTCGAATGCAGTTCCACAGTTGAGCTGTGGGCTTTCACACCCGACTTACTTAACCGCCTACGCGCCCTTTACGCCCAGTGATTCCGAGTAACGCTTGCACCCTCCGTATTACCGCGGCTGCTGGCACGGAGTTAGCCGGTGCTTATTCCTGAGGTACCGTCATTATCTTCCCTCAGAAAAGGAGTTTACAACCCGAAGGCCTTCTTCCTCCACGCGGCGTTGCTGCGTCAGGGTTGCCCCCATTGCGCAATATTCCCCACTGCTGCCTCCCGTAGGAGTCTGGACCGTGTCTCAGTTCCAGTGTGGCTGATCATCCTCTCAGACCAGCTACCCGTCATAGCCTTGGTAAGCCGTTACCTCACCAACTAGCTGATAGGCCGCAGCCCCATCCTATAGCGCTACATAACGCTTTCCCAACCATACTTGTGTATGGAAGGAGTATAGGGTATTAGCAGGCCTTTCGGCCTGTTATCCCCCGCTATAGGGCAGGTTAGCTACGTATTACTCACCCGTGCGCCACTTAGCTGACACTCAAACCCGAAGGTTTGAGCCGTTCTCGTTCGACTTGCATGTGTTAAGCACGCCGCCAGCGTTCACTCTGAGCCAGGATCAAACTCTCCATAAAAAAAGTTTGTCTTCGACTCAAAGGAATTTCCTCTATATTTGTCTAGTTTTCAAAGATCATTATCTATCAAAAGAACTCTCTAACTCATCCTCAAACTCAGATGAGTTATTCGAACCCTTTACTTTTAAGGGATGAAATTATACAAAATTTTTGAATGTTTTGTCAAACACAATTTATATTTGAAAAATTCAAATGCGGATGAAATATTAGTATAATGAAGCTTAATTTTTTGTTAATTATTTAATTAAAAATTCAGTCATGAATTGAGCTAATATATGCATAACCTGTTTCTTTGGTGATAGTTATAGTGAATTGTCCATATGAGGAATAAAAAGTTAAATTGCAGTCTTGGGTCATTGGTACATAAATAGAAGAATATGTATCATTGTATGGCCTTCCAATTTCGTCAAAAGCAATATATTGATTACTACATCCTCCAGTAGGAGTTAAATTTGTTATTTCGTATTTATTTCCTATCAAAACTTCACCACTTTCATCATTTTGCTCAACACAACTTCCATCATTATATAAATATTTTCCATCGGAAGGATTTTTTGCACTTTCATTTTTTCCAGGAGCAGCTGAAGCTCCACCATGATTTAAATCTCTATAAATTACATAATATTTATTATTGCTTCCACCATTACAATCTCTAAAAGCTATTCTCCATCTTTCTTGATACCAATTTTGATCTTTTGGATCAAATCTATCATCCATCATAGCTAAGTGCTGTGTATATCTGATATGTGAAAGAATTTGATCAGCAGCTTCTTGTAGTTTATCTGTATTTAATCTTGGGATAGCAATAGCAGAAATTATTCCAATTACAACTATTACTATTATAGTTTCATAAATTGTGAAAGCTTTTTTCACATTAAATCCTTTGTGGAAAATCGGCTTATTAGCCGATTATACCACAAAATTATTTAATCTCATCAGCTTTTTTAACATCATATAAAATATCATCAAATGGATGTCTATACATAGGCATTCCAAGTCTTTTTTCATCAAGAACATGCCCAATAAATCCAATAGTTCTACCAAGAATGAAAAATGAGTTTAATACTCCTGATTCAATAAATGTATCTATCTCTTTTTCAGGATATCCCAAAGCTCTCCACATATCAACCATCAAAATACCAATAGTACCATCAACATTTAATATAAGATTTTCTTTTTTAGAAGTTGTTAATTTCTCAACTTCTAAAGCATAATCAAGTAAAGATGTTTGAGGGAAGTTTTCATTTGCAAACTTTTTAAGACCCTCAACTCTTTTATCTGGATTTCTTACTGATTTAATTCTGTGTCCGATTCCTGGAATTGGAATACCTTGCTTTTTCATATATCCGATAAATTCTGCTGGTGTTAAATTATTATCATATGCATATTTAAAATATTTTGCAGCACCATCAATTGCACCACCAAATCTTGGTCCAATTGTAAGTAGACCTGTAACTAAACTTTCAACAACACTCTTTCCAGCTCTAGCTGTAACCTTGGCGTTATGTGCACCACTCACTGCTGGACCATGATCTGCAACAGTTTTAATAACGGTTTCAATAAAATCAACAGCCCATCTTGGATATACTTTTTTAAACCATAATAAGCTAATAACATCTCCTATAGTTTTACCAGTATCTGGAGTGGCAACAGAGCTTATTGGATATCCAGCATATGTTGCCTCTTCACCTCTATCATCACTAATTGTACAGATAAAATTTTTAGGTTTTCTAATTTTTCCTTCTTTTAATGCTTTAGCATAATCTTCAGGAATTACAGGAACTTCTGGCTCTTCTATATCGCTAATTTTTCCTTCTCCTTTTAACTGCTCATATACACCTTTTATAACATGAGGAAGATCATTAAAACTATCAGGTACGTGAATACCTGCTTCTTTCATGGCTGCATTTTTAGCAATAGCAGTCTCTTCTTCAACATTTGCACTAGCTCCAGCGTGTCCAAATTGAACGCCACTGCTAAAATATTGTGCAATTGTTCCAATACACCATGCAATAATAGGCTTTTTAATCTTTCCACTTTTTACAGCTTCAATAACTTTATACTCTTCTCTTCCTCCAACTTCTCCAAGTAAAACCATATATTTAACTTGAGGATTCTCTTCCATTCTTAATAGATGATCTATAAAAACAGAACCAACAAATCTATCACCACCTATTGCAACACCCTCTGCAATACCATCAGCATTTAAAGCAATAATGTTTGATAGTTCGTTAAAAAGTCCACCACTTCTTGTAACTAATCCACAGCTTCCTGGTCTATGAAGTTTGCTTTTTACAATATTTTCTATTGTTCCACCAATATTTGCAATTTTAAATGCTCCAGGAGTTATAGCGCCAACAGTAGCTGGTCCAATAACAAGTACACCTTTTTCTCTGGCAGTTTTATTCATTATTCTTGCAAGTCTCTCAGGTATACCTTCAGCAGTAACCATAATAGTTTTAAATTGATTTAAGTTTAATGCATCCATTGTAACATCATACGCTGTTCTAAATGATGCAAAGTTTAATAAAACATCAGCATTTGGATGAGCAGCAGCAGCTTCAGCTGTGCTTCTATAAAGAGGTATCATTATCTCTTCAGTACCAAAAAAGAATTTATCAAATTTATTTGAGCTTGTTGGAGCAACAATTGCTGCAACAGATGGCTTTTCTCTTTTAATAATATAATCATAATCTAACATTCTTTGGATTGCATTTCTGTTATTGTTCCAAAATATTGCTTGTGTATCTTTTGTAAATAGTGCTCCCATATTTTTCTCCCTTACTTATTTTCTTCTAAAGCCATTCTAACAATATCTGTCATATGTGTTTCTGGTCCATATACATGAATCTCAAGGCCTAGTCTATCTGCAGCTTCTTTTATTTTTCTAAGTCCCTCTTGATAGTTTGGTCCACCTCTTCTTACATATATTTTTACATTATTCTCTTTTAATTTATCAGCATATTTTTCCATAGCTTGAATAATTCCAGTAAAAGTTTTTGCAACATCAGTAAAGTTTGCAATTGCACCACCAATAATTAATATTTTTCCTCTTGGATCTGGATATCTTGTCATTAAATCAAATATTGTTTCTGCATAAAATCTTGTCTCATCTGTTGTTGGACCACCAGAATATTCTC
Coding sequences:
- the pheS gene encoding phenylalanine--tRNA ligase subunit alpha; the encoded protein is MEEWLKKIEEAINLEEIEKIRVAIFGKKGILAKEFAKLRELPNDVKPKVAKELNELKDKLNKVLAKKREELEKKELENELKKDAIDVSLYSPFNNKGALHPVQYTLDRIIEYFISMNFSIETGPLVEEDFYNFEALNLPKYHPARDMQDTFYFKDEKLLRTHTSPVQIRTMLKQEPPIRMISPGAVFRRDFDLTHTPMFHQVEGLLVDKKGKVSFANLKFILSDFLHFMFGDVDIRYRPSFFPFTEPSAEVDISCIFCKGKGCRVCSQTGWLEVLGCGMVDPNVFKAVGYENVSGYAFGLGIERFAMLIHKIPDLRSLFEGDLRLLEQFR
- a CDS encoding histidine triad nucleotide-binding protein translates to MCIFCKIVEGEIPANKVLENDEFLAFHDISPKAPIHVLIIPKQHIENFQSTPPEIMAKMTPFIQEVAKKLSLDKSGYRLIINNGEDGGQEVMHLHVHLLGGAKLIWPHLAPDKEAKKYV
- the argH gene encoding argininosuccinate lyase, coding for MAKMWSGRFEKESSKLLDEFNASLMFDKELYKEDIEGSIAHAKMLNKQGILTDEEKNKIIEGLRTIEKEIEEGKFKFDISDEDIHMAIEKRLTQLIGDAGKKLHTARSRNDQVALDFRLYVQKNNKIIIDLLFDLIKTLLDISKKHKNTILPGMTHLQHAQPISFAYHMLAYASMFKRDIERFNSSYERNNYSPLGCAALAGTPHPIDRNFTAKELGFKAPTINCLDTVSDRDFALEILFNIATLMMHISRLAEEMIIWSSYEFKFITISDDYATGSSIMPQKKNPDVPELLRGKTGRAYGNLISLLTVMKGLPLAYNKDMQEDKEGVFDSVKTAKISIKILNEVLKTMKINEENMYSAAKIGHLTATDLADYLVQKCNIPFREAHFITGRAVALAESKNKDISDLSYEELKSIDNRIKEDVTQYLKLEHSMNARDSFGGTSLNQVEKQIDYFEKWLNGFQRL
- a CDS encoding cytochrome C; translation: MFKKIFIFNILISLSFLSLHASVFKGQKEYMKKCKKCHGNGAKVAKAKTSDEWINLFKNNGLLIKKAHNTDEDAMKYFNSKRFEKKSIHLLDFLKKYSSDSGNVPACSD
- a CDS encoding prepilin-type N-terminal cleavage/methylation domain-containing protein; translated protein: MKKAFTIYETIIVIVVIGIISAIAIPRLNTDKLQEAADQILSHIRYTQHLAMMDDRFDPKDQNWYQERWRIAFRDCNGGSNNKYYVIYRDLNHGGASAAPGKNESAKNPSDGKYLYNDGSCVEQNDESGEVLIGNKYEITNLTPTGGCSNQYIAFDEIGRPYNDTYSSIYVPMTQDCNLTFYSSYGQFTITITKETGYAYISSIHD
- a CDS encoding citrate/2-methylcitrate synthase; translated protein: MGALFTKDTQAIFWNNNRNAIQRMLDYDYIIKREKPSVAAIVAPTSSNKFDKFFFGTEEIMIPLYRSTAEAAAAHPNADVLLNFASFRTAYDVTMDALNLNQFKTIMVTAEGIPERLARIMNKTAREKGVLVIGPATVGAITPGAFKIANIGGTIENIVKSKLHRPGSCGLVTRSGGLFNELSNIIALNADGIAEGVAIGGDRFVGSVFIDHLLRMEENPQVKYMVLLGEVGGREEYKVIEAVKSGKIKKPIIAWCIGTIAQYFSSGVQFGHAGASANVEEETAIAKNAAMKEAGIHVPDSFNDLPHVIKGVYEQLKGEGKISDIEEPEVPVIPEDYAKALKEGKIRKPKNFICTISDDRGEEATYAGYPISSVATPDTGKTIGDVISLLWFKKVYPRWAVDFIETVIKTVADHGPAVSGAHNAKVTARAGKSVVESLVTGLLTIGPRFGGAIDGAAKYFKYAYDNNLTPAEFIGYMKKQGIPIPGIGHRIKSVRNPDKRVEGLKKFANENFPQTSLLDYALEVEKLTTSKKENLILNVDGTIGILMVDMWRALGYPEKEIDTFIESGVLNSFFILGRTIGFIGHVLDEKRLGMPMYRHPFDDILYDVKKADEIK